A region from the Pseudomonas promysalinigenes genome encodes:
- a CDS encoding MBL fold metallo-hydrolase — MRFAVLGSGSQGNGTLIASGDTFILVDCGFSLRETERRLALLGVSAAQLSAVLVTHEHADHVHGVGLLSRRYNVPVYLSQGTLRGMRKPVEVAGFLACGERLQVGALQVSAARVEHDAYEPLQYVISDGRRRFGMLTDLGSYDARLLERYQGLDALLIEANHCRDLLARGHYPAFLKQRVGGMHGHLNNHQAARLVQELGWSTLQHLVLAHLSSKNNLPHLARQCFVDTLGCDPAWLQVANQEHGLDWREIA, encoded by the coding sequence GTGCGCTTCGCGGTACTTGGAAGCGGCAGCCAGGGAAATGGCACGCTGATCGCCAGTGGTGACACCTTCATCCTGGTCGATTGCGGTTTTTCCCTGCGTGAAACCGAGCGGCGCCTGGCGTTGCTCGGCGTTTCGGCGGCCCAGTTGAGTGCCGTGCTGGTGACCCACGAACATGCCGACCACGTGCATGGGGTGGGGTTGCTTTCGCGGCGCTACAATGTACCGGTCTACCTCAGCCAGGGCACATTGCGCGGCATGCGCAAGCCGGTGGAGGTGGCCGGTTTTCTCGCTTGTGGCGAGCGGTTGCAGGTTGGCGCGCTGCAAGTGAGCGCGGCTCGGGTCGAGCACGACGCTTACGAGCCCTTGCAGTACGTGATCAGTGATGGGCGTCGGCGGTTCGGCATGCTGACCGACCTTGGCTCGTACGATGCGCGGCTGCTCGAGCGTTATCAGGGCCTGGATGCACTGCTGATCGAAGCCAACCACTGCCGTGACCTGCTTGCACGCGGTCATTACCCTGCCTTTCTCAAGCAGCGGGTAGGTGGCATGCACGGACATTTGAACAACCATCAGGCCGCGCGCCTGGTGCAGGAGTTGGGCTGGAGCACCCTGCAGCACCTGGTGCTGGCCCACCTCAGCAGCAAGAACAACCTGCCACATCTGGCCCGCCAATGCTTCGTCGACACCCTAGGGTGCGACCCGGCCTGGCTCCAGGTGGCTAATCAGGAACACGGGCTCGACTGGCGCGAAATCGCCTAG
- the bamC gene encoding outer membrane protein assembly factor BamC, which translates to MKRLAGLSALALIISSTSGCGWLWGEDGYFRDRGSDYLQAHPTAPMQLPPDAANVKRLDPLLPIPRNVADDSVTGEFEVPRPQPLSAGVEASDYTLQRSGSSRWVLAQHSPAEVWPVAHQFFEDNGFRIAEERPQTGEFNTTWQRFDELSASLGQRLASTASSGDSEVRVRVRIEPGVQRNTSEVYIVSVERPAGSTADPAFPSTSANNGADALLVDEMLASMSRSAEKGGSVSLLAARDFDAPSRVSLSEDGSGNPVLFLGSDLDRAWSGVGRALEQGGQWRVEDINRSLGLYYINLSEKPEDKQNEPGFFGRLFGSAPTKEEREARAERYQVRLSKVGESVQVTVEKNINTVAPADVARRVLSAIQDHLG; encoded by the coding sequence ATGAAGCGACTGGCTGGTCTTTCCGCGCTTGCCCTGATTATCTCCAGCACCAGTGGGTGTGGCTGGCTGTGGGGCGAGGATGGCTATTTCCGTGACCGCGGCAGCGATTACCTGCAGGCGCACCCGACTGCACCGATGCAATTGCCACCGGATGCGGCCAACGTCAAACGCCTCGACCCGTTGCTGCCAATTCCGCGCAACGTCGCCGACGACAGCGTCACTGGCGAGTTCGAGGTGCCGCGTCCACAACCCCTGAGTGCCGGCGTCGAAGCCAGCGACTACACACTGCAGCGCAGTGGCAGCAGCCGCTGGGTACTGGCTCAGCACTCACCGGCCGAAGTGTGGCCGGTGGCGCACCAGTTCTTCGAGGACAATGGCTTCCGTATTGCTGAAGAGCGCCCGCAGACTGGTGAATTCAACACCACTTGGCAGCGTTTCGACGAGCTCTCGGCGTCGCTCGGCCAGCGTCTGGCGAGCACCGCCAGTAGCGGCGACAGCGAAGTGCGTGTGCGCGTGCGCATCGAGCCTGGTGTGCAGCGCAACACCTCCGAGGTGTACATCGTCAGCGTCGAGCGCCCGGCCGGTAGCACTGCCGACCCTGCTTTCCCGTCCACTTCCGCAAACAACGGCGCCGATGCGCTGCTGGTCGACGAAATGCTCGCCAGCATGAGCCGCAGCGCCGAGAAGGGCGGTTCGGTATCGTTGCTGGCAGCGCGTGATTTCGACGCCCCTAGCCGGGTCAGCCTGAGCGAAGACGGTAGCGGCAACCCTGTGTTGTTCCTGGGCTCCGACCTGGACCGTGCCTGGTCCGGTGTGGGTCGTGCGCTTGAGCAGGGTGGCCAGTGGCGGGTTGAGGACATCAACCGCAGCCTGGGCCTGTACTACATCAACCTCTCGGAAAAGCCCGAGGACAAGCAGAACGAGCCAGGCTTCTTCGGCCGCCTGTTCGGCAGTGCCCCGACCAAGGAAGAGCGTGAAGCCCGCGCCGAGCGCTATCAGGTACGCCTGAGCAAGGTTGGCGAGAGCGTGCAGGTCACCGTCGAGAAGAACATCAACACCGTGGCCCCGGCCGATGTCGCCCGCCGTGTACTGAGCGCCATTCAGGACCACTTGGGTTAA
- the dapA gene encoding 4-hydroxy-tetrahydrodipicolinate synthase, whose translation MIAGSMVALVTPMDAQGRLDWGSLDKLVDFHLENGTHAIVAVGTTGESATLDVEEHILVIKHVVERVKHSKKPIPVIAGTGANSTAEAVHLTQNAKNAGADACLLVVPYYNKPTQEGLYQHFKHIAEAVDIPQILYNVPGRTSCDMQAETVIRLSKVKNIIGIKEATGDLARAKAILEGVDKDFIVMSGDDPTAVELILMGGKGNISVTANVAPREMADLCEAALEGNAEKARAINEKLMPLHKDLFCEANPIPVKWALVEMGLMHKGIRLPLTWLSEGCHEKVRTALRQSGVLF comes from the coding sequence ATGATTGCGGGCAGTATGGTGGCGTTGGTCACACCCATGGATGCACAAGGGCGTCTGGACTGGGGCAGCCTCGACAAACTTGTAGACTTCCACCTGGAAAACGGCACCCACGCGATCGTCGCTGTCGGCACTACCGGTGAGTCGGCCACGCTCGACGTCGAAGAGCACATTCTGGTCATCAAGCATGTGGTCGAGCGCGTCAAGCACAGCAAAAAGCCGATCCCGGTCATCGCCGGTACCGGTGCCAACTCCACCGCCGAAGCCGTGCACCTGACCCAGAACGCCAAGAACGCTGGCGCCGATGCCTGCCTGCTGGTGGTGCCGTACTACAACAAGCCGACTCAGGAAGGCCTGTATCAGCACTTCAAGCACATCGCCGAAGCCGTCGACATCCCGCAGATCCTCTACAACGTGCCTGGCCGCACCTCGTGCGACATGCAGGCCGAGACCGTGATCCGTCTGTCGAAGGTCAAGAACATCATTGGTATCAAGGAAGCCACCGGCGATCTGGCCCGCGCCAAAGCAATCCTCGAAGGTGTCGACAAGGACTTCATCGTCATGTCCGGTGACGACCCAACCGCCGTCGAGCTGATCCTGATGGGCGGCAAGGGCAACATTTCGGTCACCGCCAACGTCGCCCCGCGCGAAATGGCCGACCTGTGCGAGGCCGCCCTTGAGGGCAATGCCGAGAAGGCCCGCGCAATCAACGAAAAACTCATGCCGCTGCACAAAGACCTGTTCTGCGAAGCCAACCCGATCCCTGTGAAGTGGGCGCTGGTGGAAATGGGCCTGATGCACAAAGGCATTCGCCTGCCATTGACCTGGCTGAGCGAAGGCTGCCACGAAAAAGTCCGTACTGCCTTGCGCCAGTCCGGCGTACTGTTTTAA
- a CDS encoding glycine cleavage system protein R, with translation MSTPTVREQFLVISALGPNPMELANVLSRAAFENRCAVVTSRLSRHGETSALVLQVGGSWDALARLEAMLPSLGKKHGLTLDVVRSADQEVRPQALPYVAYVSAAYRPDIINELCQFFLDHRVELEAMTCDTYLAPQTGSSMLNAQFTVILPAGTQISWLRDQFLDFADALNLDALIEPWRPQNPM, from the coding sequence ATGTCCACCCCCACCGTCCGTGAACAATTCCTCGTCATCAGTGCCCTGGGCCCCAATCCCATGGAACTGGCCAACGTTCTCAGCCGCGCCGCCTTCGAAAACCGCTGCGCGGTGGTCACCTCGCGCCTGAGCCGCCACGGCGAGACCAGCGCTTTGGTGCTGCAGGTAGGCGGCAGCTGGGACGCCCTGGCACGCCTTGAAGCCATGCTACCGAGCCTGGGCAAGAAGCACGGCTTGACCCTGGATGTGGTGCGCAGCGCCGACCAGGAGGTGCGTCCGCAGGCCCTGCCATATGTGGCCTACGTCAGCGCCGCCTATCGCCCGGATATCATCAACGAGCTGTGCCAGTTCTTCCTCGACCACCGCGTCGAGCTCGAAGCCATGACCTGCGACACCTACCTGGCGCCGCAGACCGGCAGCAGCATGCTCAATGCGCAATTCACCGTGATCCTGCCGGCCGGCACGCAGATCAGCTGGCTGCGCGACCAGTTCCTGGACTTCGCCGACGCCCTGAACCTCGACGCGCTGATCGAGCCATGGCGTCCACAAAACCCCATGTAA
- a CDS encoding peroxiredoxin, with product MAVEIDHPVADFKAQATSGQTISLAELKGRQVVLYFYPKDSTPGCTTEGQGFRDQHEAFAAANTLVFGVSRDGIKSHENFKAKQAFPFELISDKDEALCQLFDVIKLKKLYGKEYLGVDRSTFLIDKDGVLRQQWRGVKVPGHVDAVLAAAQALHKA from the coding sequence ATGGCTGTAGAAATCGACCATCCCGTCGCCGACTTCAAGGCTCAGGCCACCAGCGGCCAGACTATCAGCCTGGCCGAGCTCAAGGGCCGCCAGGTGGTGCTGTACTTCTATCCCAAGGACAGCACCCCAGGCTGCACCACCGAAGGCCAGGGCTTTCGCGACCAGCACGAAGCCTTTGCTGCCGCCAATACCCTGGTCTTCGGCGTATCTCGCGATGGCATCAAGTCGCACGAGAACTTCAAAGCCAAACAAGCCTTCCCGTTCGAGCTGATCAGCGACAAGGACGAGGCGCTTTGCCAGCTGTTCGACGTGATCAAGCTCAAGAAGCTGTACGGCAAGGAATACCTGGGCGTGGACCGCAGCACGTTTTTGATCGACAAGGACGGCGTACTGCGCCAGCAATGGCGCGGCGTGAAAGTGCCCGGGCATGTGGATGCGGTGCTGGCTGCTGCGCAAGCGCTGCACAAGGCTTGA
- a CDS encoding AI-2E family transporter — translation MFKVLRDWIERYFSDEEAVVLAVLLFLAFTAVLTLGGMLAPVLAGMVLAFLMQGLVNALERLRVPTRLAVMLVFALFMGALAVFMLVLVPLLWHQLITLFNELPGMLGKWQSLLLLLPERYPHLVSDEQVLHAIESVRGEIGKFGQWALTFSLSSLPLLVNAMIYLVLVPILVFFFLKDRELIGRWVSGYLPRQRTLLNRVGSEMNRQIANYIRGKGIEILICGIATYIAFITLGLNYAALLALLVGLSVVVPYVGAVVVTVPVTLIALFQWGWGDQFILLMTVYAIIQALDGNVLVPLLFSEAVSLHPVAIICAVLLFGGLWGFWGIFFAIPLATLIKAVLDAWPRHEPSVSPML, via the coding sequence ATGTTCAAAGTGCTTCGCGACTGGATAGAGCGCTACTTTTCCGATGAGGAAGCGGTGGTGCTGGCGGTCTTGCTGTTCCTGGCTTTCACGGCGGTACTCACCCTGGGCGGCATGCTGGCCCCGGTGCTGGCGGGCATGGTTCTGGCCTTTCTCATGCAGGGCCTGGTCAACGCGCTGGAGCGTCTGCGGGTGCCGACCCGGCTGGCCGTGATGCTGGTATTCGCGCTTTTCATGGGGGCGTTGGCGGTGTTCATGCTGGTGCTGGTGCCGCTGCTTTGGCATCAGCTGATTACGCTGTTCAACGAACTGCCTGGGATGCTGGGCAAATGGCAGTCGCTGTTGCTGTTGCTGCCTGAGCGCTATCCGCACCTGGTGTCTGACGAGCAGGTGTTGCATGCGATCGAATCGGTTCGCGGCGAAATTGGCAAGTTCGGCCAATGGGCGCTGACCTTTTCGCTGTCCAGCCTGCCGCTGCTGGTCAACGCGATGATCTACCTGGTGCTGGTGCCGATCCTGGTGTTTTTCTTCCTCAAGGACCGCGAGTTGATCGGGCGCTGGGTCAGCGGTTACCTGCCGCGCCAGCGCACTTTGCTCAACCGGGTGGGCAGCGAGATGAATCGGCAGATCGCCAATTACATTCGGGGCAAGGGCATCGAAATCCTGATCTGCGGCATCGCCACTTACATCGCCTTCATCACCCTCGGGTTGAACTATGCGGCTTTGCTGGCGTTGCTGGTGGGGTTGTCGGTGGTGGTGCCTTATGTCGGGGCAGTGGTGGTGACCGTGCCGGTCACGCTGATTGCGCTATTCCAGTGGGGATGGGGCGACCAGTTCATTTTGTTGATGACGGTGTATGCGATTATCCAGGCACTGGATGGCAATGTGCTGGTACCGCTGCTGTTCTCCGAAGCCGTGAGCCTGCACCCTGTGGCGATCATCTGCGCGGTACTGCTGTTTGGCGGGTTGTGGGGCTTCTGGGGGATCTTCTTCGCGATCCCGCTGGCGACCTTGATCAAGGCTGTACTGGATGCCTGGCCGCGGCACGAGCCGAGTGTTTCACCGATGCTTTGA
- a CDS encoding sulfurtransferase TusA family protein, with translation MSDTLTCDAELDASGLNCPLPLLKAKMELNRLASGAVLKVTATDAGSQRDFRTFAQLAGHTLLHETAEAGTYTYWLRKA, from the coding sequence ATGAGTGATACCCTGACCTGCGACGCCGAACTCGATGCCAGCGGGCTCAATTGTCCGCTGCCACTGCTCAAGGCAAAGATGGAACTTAACCGCCTGGCCAGCGGGGCGGTACTCAAGGTCACCGCCACCGATGCAGGTTCCCAGCGCGACTTCCGCACTTTCGCTCAACTGGCCGGTCATACGCTGCTGCACGAAACGGCCGAGGCCGGTACCTACACCTACTGGCTGCGCAAGGCCTGA
- a CDS encoding M48 family metalloprotease: MNLLRPTLLALACLMALPGHADDLPSLGDASSAIVSPKQEHDLGRAWLSLLRGQVRQLNDPQLKDYVESTVYRLAETSQLQDRRLEFILIDSRELNAFAAPGGIVGVNGGLFLNARTEGEYASVLAHELAHLSQRHFARGVEAQQRMQLPMMAALLAGIVLAAGGAGDAGIGMIAGTQAAAIQEQRRFSRQNEQEADRVGIQNLEKAGYDPRNMPTMFERLAQQYRYGAKPPEFLLTHPVTESRIADTRNRAEQAPKGGIEDSARYQLIRARVALTYEETPGLAAKRFRAQLDEDPKLDAARYGLALAQIKGGQLNEARENLKPLLAKAPNDITYNLAQIDLDITNNRLADAQQRATRMQGLYPGNYPLKQVRADLLVKQNKPADAEKVLDDLLKSRPDDPDVWYDMAEVRGLSGNTIGLHRARAEYFTLVGDFDQAIQQLDYAKRRAGSNFPLASQIDQRQREIMEQRRMVQEMMGR; this comes from the coding sequence ATGAATCTACTGCGCCCCACCCTGCTGGCGCTGGCCTGCCTGATGGCCCTGCCCGGCCATGCCGATGACTTGCCGTCACTGGGCGACGCCAGCTCCGCGATCGTTTCACCGAAACAGGAGCACGACCTCGGCCGCGCCTGGCTAAGCCTGCTGCGCGGGCAAGTCCGGCAGTTGAACGACCCGCAGCTCAAGGACTACGTCGAATCCACCGTCTACCGCCTGGCCGAAACCAGCCAGTTGCAGGACCGGCGCCTTGAATTCATCCTCATCGACAGCCGCGAACTCAACGCCTTCGCAGCGCCTGGCGGCATCGTCGGCGTCAACGGTGGCCTGTTCCTAAACGCCAGAACCGAAGGCGAGTATGCCTCGGTATTGGCCCACGAACTGGCGCACTTGTCCCAACGCCATTTCGCCCGCGGCGTCGAAGCACAGCAACGTATGCAATTGCCGATGATGGCTGCGCTGCTGGCTGGCATCGTGCTGGCGGCCGGTGGTGCAGGCGATGCCGGCATCGGTATGATTGCCGGCACTCAGGCTGCTGCCATTCAGGAACAACGGCGTTTTTCGCGCCAGAACGAGCAGGAAGCAGACCGCGTCGGCATCCAGAACCTGGAAAAGGCCGGTTACGACCCCCGTAACATGCCAACCATGTTCGAGCGCCTGGCCCAGCAATATCGCTACGGTGCCAAGCCACCGGAGTTCCTGCTGACTCACCCGGTGACCGAGTCGCGTATCGCCGACACCCGCAACCGTGCCGAACAGGCCCCCAAAGGGGGCATCGAGGACAGTGCGCGTTACCAACTGATCCGTGCCCGCGTGGCCCTTACCTATGAAGAAACGCCTGGCCTGGCAGCCAAGCGCTTTCGCGCACAGCTCGACGAGGACCCGAAACTGGACGCGGCCCGCTATGGCCTGGCCTTGGCTCAGATCAAAGGTGGCCAACTCAACGAAGCACGGGAAAACCTCAAGCCTTTGCTAGCCAAAGCGCCGAACGACATTACCTACAACCTGGCGCAAATTGATCTGGACATCACCAACAATCGCTTGGCCGACGCCCAACAGCGCGCTACCCGCATGCAGGGGCTGTATCCAGGCAACTACCCGCTCAAACAGGTGCGCGCCGACCTGCTGGTGAAACAGAACAAGCCGGCTGACGCCGAAAAAGTGCTGGACGACCTGCTCAAGAGCCGGCCAGATGACCCGGACGTGTGGTACGACATGGCTGAAGTACGCGGCTTATCCGGCAATACCATCGGCTTGCACCGGGCGCGCGCGGAATATTTCACATTGGTGGGGGATTTCGACCAGGCTATTCAGCAGCTCGATTATGCCAAGCGTCGGGCCGGCAGCAATTTCCCGCTGGCTTCGCAGATCGACCAGCGCCAGCGCGAGATCATGGAGCAACGGCGCATGGTTCAGGAAATGATGGGGCGCTAG
- the nadA gene encoding quinolinate synthase NadA, with amino-acid sequence MTQISERLLVQAHLDAKQPNPLTAEQEAEYRAAIAAELKAQNAVLVAHYYCDPVIQALAEETGGCVSDSLEMARFGKNHPAETVIVAGVRFMGETAKILTPQKRVLMPTLEATCSLDLGCPVEEFSAFCDQHPERTVVVYANTSAAVKARADWVVTSSCALEIVESLMDNGETIIWGPDQHLGRYIQKQTGADMLLWDGACIVHEEFKSRQLADMKALYPDAAILVHPESPEAVIELADAVGSTSQLIKAAQTLPNKTFIVATDRGIFYKMQQLCPDKVFVEAPTAGNGAACRSCAHCPWMAMNTLERVLDCLRNGTNEIFVDPALVPKAIKPLNRMLDFTQAARLKLSGNA; translated from the coding sequence ATGACCCAGATTTCCGAACGCCTTTTGGTTCAGGCTCACCTCGACGCCAAGCAGCCCAACCCGCTGACTGCCGAGCAGGAGGCCGAATACCGTGCGGCCATCGCTGCCGAGCTCAAAGCGCAGAATGCGGTATTGGTGGCCCATTATTACTGCGACCCGGTCATTCAGGCGCTGGCCGAAGAAACCGGCGGGTGCGTGTCCGACTCGTTGGAAATGGCCCGCTTCGGCAAAAATCACCCGGCCGAGACGGTGATCGTCGCCGGTGTGCGTTTCATGGGCGAAACCGCCAAGATCCTCACGCCGCAAAAGCGTGTCCTGATGCCAACCCTCGAGGCGACCTGTTCCCTCGATCTGGGTTGCCCGGTAGAAGAGTTTTCTGCCTTCTGCGATCAGCACCCCGAGCGTACCGTGGTGGTGTATGCCAACACCTCGGCCGCAGTCAAGGCGCGAGCCGATTGGGTGGTGACATCCAGCTGCGCGCTGGAAATCGTCGAAAGCCTGATGGACAACGGTGAGACCATCATCTGGGGGCCGGACCAGCACTTGGGCCGCTATATCCAGAAGCAAACGGGTGCCGACATGCTGCTGTGGGACGGCGCCTGTATCGTCCACGAAGAGTTCAAATCACGCCAATTGGCCGATATGAAGGCGCTGTACCCGGATGCCGCCATTCTGGTGCACCCGGAGTCCCCAGAAGCGGTGATCGAGCTGGCCGATGCGGTGGGCTCCACCAGCCAACTGATCAAAGCGGCGCAGACGCTACCGAACAAGACCTTCATCGTCGCCACCGACCGGGGCATCTTCTACAAGATGCAGCAGTTGTGCCCCGACAAGGTGTTTGTCGAGGCGCCGACCGCCGGTAATGGCGCGGCGTGCCGCAGTTGTGCGCACTGCCCGTGGATGGCGATGAACACCTTGGAGCGCGTGCTCGATTGCCTGCGCAACGGGACCAATGAGATTTTCGTCGACCCGGCGCTGGTGCCCAAGGCGATCAAGCCGCTGAACCGCATGCTGGACTTCACCCAGGCTGCACGCCTGAAGTTGTCCGGTAACGCCTGA
- a CDS encoding YdgA family protein, whose protein sequence is MKKSVGILCGLAIAIAGITTAGAWYTGKQLPEQLDEAVSRSNEQLKRALVNYGGSMTVELVALDRHWFSSSAQYRLKAKDINLGHGEIVSFDLGVTDQIEHGPFPWSRVKAFKLLPVMAVSNSRLQKDELTAPWFAAAGEQSPVSAHTSLGYTGDVDSTITLAPLKRNEANGSSLNFSGMTLQVSGDQQGKASTFHGSADRLEMKLVGDDHPPATFELSGLKVGGNLAASKHDAVYVGNVDLLLAEAKATLGARQQQLVLKGIEQNLLQTVDGPDTVGGRADYRVADITWDGRAVGSLQMGVSVKSLNAPALQSLSQWYQAHLPEFEAAQAAGQPVPVIPMDETEKAKFQGDLRQLLASKPKLAIENLALRTANGESRFDLSMDFAEPASFDLPSDELSKQLITEVKSKLSLSKPMIGDLATLQALLEGQTDAQAIAAQSSQAGEMVGLMALQSGLATVQGNDVVASLHYADGMVDFNGKKMTVEQFAMLLAAHFAAMQPQG, encoded by the coding sequence ATGAAGAAATCAGTAGGCATTCTCTGCGGCCTGGCCATTGCCATAGCCGGGATCACTACCGCTGGCGCCTGGTACACCGGCAAGCAGCTGCCTGAGCAGCTCGATGAGGCGGTCAGCCGCAGCAACGAGCAGCTCAAGCGAGCGCTGGTCAACTATGGCGGTAGCATGACCGTCGAGCTGGTCGCGCTCGATCGGCACTGGTTCAGCAGCTCAGCGCAGTATCGCCTAAAGGCCAAGGACATCAACCTTGGTCATGGCGAGATCGTCAGTTTCGACCTGGGAGTGACCGATCAGATCGAGCACGGTCCCTTCCCCTGGTCCCGAGTCAAGGCATTTAAACTGCTGCCGGTAATGGCGGTGAGCAATAGCCGCCTGCAGAAGGACGAGCTCACCGCACCGTGGTTCGCTGCGGCGGGTGAGCAGTCGCCGGTCAGTGCCCATACCAGCCTGGGGTACACGGGGGATGTCGACAGCACCATCACCCTGGCGCCGCTCAAACGCAACGAGGCCAATGGCAGCAGCCTGAACTTCTCGGGCATGACCCTGCAGGTCAGCGGTGATCAGCAAGGTAAGGCGTCAACCTTCCATGGCAGTGCAGATCGCCTGGAGATGAAGCTGGTCGGCGATGACCATCCGCCCGCCACTTTCGAGCTTTCGGGGCTCAAGGTCGGCGGTAACCTGGCGGCCAGCAAGCATGATGCCGTGTACGTCGGCAATGTCGACCTGCTGCTGGCCGAGGCCAAGGCAACCCTGGGCGCCAGGCAACAGCAACTGGTACTCAAGGGTATCGAACAGAACCTGCTGCAGACTGTGGATGGCCCTGACACAGTGGGTGGTCGTGCGGATTATCGGGTGGCTGACATCACCTGGGATGGCCGTGCGGTTGGCAGCCTGCAGATGGGGGTGAGCGTCAAGTCGCTCAATGCCCCGGCTTTGCAGTCGCTGTCGCAGTGGTATCAGGCCCACTTGCCGGAGTTCGAAGCGGCCCAGGCTGCCGGTCAGCCGGTGCCGGTGATTCCGATGGACGAAACGGAAAAGGCCAAATTCCAGGGCGACTTGCGGCAGTTGCTGGCGTCCAAGCCCAAACTGGCCATCGAAAACCTGGCGCTGCGCACCGCCAATGGTGAGAGCCGTTTCGACTTGTCGATGGATTTTGCCGAACCGGCATCGTTCGACTTGCCGTCTGATGAGTTGAGTAAGCAATTGATCACCGAGGTCAAGAGCAAGCTTTCCCTATCCAAACCGATGATCGGTGACCTGGCTACATTGCAAGCGCTGCTGGAAGGCCAAACCGATGCCCAGGCGATTGCCGCGCAATCTAGCCAGGCCGGTGAAATGGTCGGGTTGATGGCCTTGCAAAGTGGTCTGGCCACCGTACAGGGCAATGATGTAGTGGCAAGCCTTCACTATGCCGACGGCATGGTCGACTTCAATGGTAAAAAAATGACCGTCGAGCAGTTCGCCATGCTGCTGGCAGCGCATTTTGCCGCGATGCAACCGCAAGGCTGA
- a CDS encoding APC family permease gives MQHDQNATGNGQFRKSLRLWHVVIIGLAYLTPMTVFDTFGIVSGVTSGHVPSAYLLALAGVLFTAVSYGTLVRRFPQSGSAYTYTQRAISPHAGFMVGWASLLDYLLLPMVNALLAKLYLSAMFPEVPEWMWVAGFVTLISLINMRSINLVAHFNLLFVVVQLAIMSVFIYLCVRGLGQGEGLGTTWSLTPFADSQTQFSALAAGATILCFSFLGFDAVTCLSEETKEPGKIIPRAIFLTALIGGVVFIAVSYFMQAYFPTNARFHDPEAALPEIALYVGGKLFQSIFIACTVINTIASGLASQTSVSRLLYVMGRDNVIPSTVFARLHARYKTPVVNIAVVGVIALSAIFFDLVTATSIINFGALVAFSFVNLSVINHCYLREGNRRGLANKMKYLVLPTIGFCIIAKLWLDLNEHSLIFGGLWALAGLLHLAWLTKAFRVAPPNYVAE, from the coding sequence ATGCAGCATGACCAAAACGCCACCGGCAATGGCCAGTTCCGTAAATCCCTGCGCCTCTGGCACGTAGTCATCATCGGCCTGGCTTACCTGACGCCCATGACCGTGTTCGACACGTTCGGCATCGTCTCCGGCGTCACCTCCGGCCACGTGCCGAGCGCCTACCTGCTGGCCTTGGCCGGTGTGCTGTTCACTGCGGTAAGCTATGGCACGCTGGTTCGGCGGTTCCCGCAGTCCGGCTCCGCCTACACCTATACCCAACGCGCCATCAGCCCGCATGCAGGCTTCATGGTCGGTTGGGCTTCGCTGCTCGACTACCTGTTGCTGCCGATGGTCAATGCGCTGCTGGCCAAACTGTACCTTTCGGCCATGTTTCCCGAGGTGCCTGAATGGATGTGGGTGGCAGGCTTCGTCACCCTGATCAGCTTGATCAACATGCGTAGCATCAACCTTGTGGCGCATTTCAACCTGTTGTTCGTGGTTGTGCAGCTGGCGATCATGTCAGTGTTCATCTACCTGTGCGTGCGCGGCCTGGGCCAAGGCGAAGGGCTGGGCACCACCTGGAGCCTGACCCCCTTCGCAGACTCGCAGACGCAGTTCAGTGCGCTGGCTGCCGGCGCGACCATTCTGTGCTTCTCGTTCCTGGGCTTCGACGCCGTTACCTGCCTGTCTGAAGAAACCAAAGAGCCTGGCAAGATCATCCCACGGGCGATCTTCCTCACTGCACTGATCGGTGGTGTGGTGTTCATCGCTGTGTCTTATTTCATGCAGGCCTACTTCCCCACCAATGCCCGCTTCCACGACCCGGAAGCGGCGCTGCCGGAAATTGCGCTGTATGTGGGTGGCAAGTTGTTCCAGTCGATCTTCATCGCCTGCACGGTGATCAACACCATCGCCTCGGGCCTGGCTTCGCAGACCAGCGTGTCGCGCCTGCTGTATGTGATGGGCCGGGACAACGTCATCCCAAGCACTGTCTTCGCCCGCCTGCATGCGCGCTACAAGACCCCGGTTGTGAACATTGCAGTGGTCGGTGTGATTGCACTTTCGGCGATCTTCTTCGACCTCGTCACCGCTACCTCGATCATCAACTTCGGCGCATTGGTGGCGTTCAGCTTCGTCAACCTGTCGGTGATCAACCACTGCTACCTGCGCGAAGGCAACCGCCGGGGGCTGGCGAACAAGATGAAGTACCTGGTACTGCCGACCATCGGCTTCTGCATCATTGCCAAGCTCTGGCTCGACCTCAACGAACACTCGTTGATCTTCGGTGGTCTCTGGGCGCTCGCCGGGCTGCTGCACCTGGCTTGGCTGACCAAGGCGTTTCGCGTCGCACCGCCTAACTACGTTGCCGAATGA